The DNA window CCAGAACTGGAATTCCGAGGAACACTTGCTTTTGCGGAGTGTGTGGATATTCCCCTGGCTGTGAGGCCAACCCAGGACAGAGTCCCACAAGTCAGACTGCCTCCTACACTTCAGGGTTTGTGTTCTGGCTGGTACACAGTCTTTGGGTGCTTGTGAGATTGACTTGGGGAGGGGGCTGCTATAAACgcattctcttctctttcaccAGTTAGCCGCTGTTCTCCGTGCCGTGACTGCCCTTCTTCAGTCCCTGTAAAGTGGCTGCAGTACTTTTTATCTCAAGCCATGCTTTGCATGTGTGAACAAACAGGCTTCTCTGTTCTTGGGTCAGAACCACCATGCTGAATGGATACTGATCTATAATAAGGACACCTCGGGTCAGAATCAAAGTCCTTTCCTATGCTCCCCTGCTGTATCTGTCAGCTATCGCTGTGGAACAAGTTGTCCCCAAATCTAGTATCTCAAAAGATTAACACCACACAAGTACCATTTTGAAGTGGTCCTCTCAGAATGTCTCATCAGGCTCCACTAGAGACTTCAAGTCTTGGTCATCTAAAGGCTGCTTTGGGCTGGGGATCTGCTGGGCTATGTAGAGGAAGACTGGATCACCCACACACCTCCCAAGTCTCCACGGGGTCTCTATGGCTACTGGCTTTCTGTAGAAGTGATGTTGCCTTCTGTTTGGGCCACAAGCCTAGGTTTGAGACCCCACTGCCTCCTCTGCCTGGCACCCCATCTAGCTCTAGGTTCCTCAGATCTTCTTGGGTGTCCCTGAGAGTCTGAGTCTGGCCTTTTAGCTGAGAAACTGATATCCAAAGGCCATGAGGACTGGGTGTGCCCACTTCTTGGCTGGGCTCTGTGACTGTTGCCCTCCCAACCCACAGCCTTGCCTCCTTCTTTGTCACAGTAACTACCCTGCAGGTGTCCTTCCCACTATGTCTGTCTACTCATGGAAGTACCACAGGCTAGTGAGCATCTAAGCTTACCGGGAGCCCCTGGGCAGAACCCCTCACCCACCCACCAACCCTTCAATCCCACCAGGACCTGGGATAGACAGTATCAGCACCGTATCCCTGATCCCATGATGCAGGGAGGAGTCTGGATCCTTTTGTGGTGAATATCTTGCCCTGATGATGCAGCTGCTCTGAAAGCGTTGGGGTCTGGGTGTCCACTCCGTGTCCAGGCTCTGTAGACCCAGGCAGctttcccaagggctgggatgatAAGCAAGAGCGCACCAGCCAGGAACAGGAATTTTATTTAGCAAACACACATCTAGCTTCAGCTCCCAGTGAGGCTCTAGAAGCAGAGGAAGCCAACGGCTGGGTAGGGGGGTTCACCAGTCACCCCGGGAGAAGGTCTCAGGGTAGGCTAGGGCTGTAGGCAACTCGTAGCCAGGATCTATGCTACTGGAATTTGTGGCTCTTTCCGCAACAACACCCTTTACCCATGCCAGTTTTATCTCCATGGAGGTCCCTTTCTGTAGAACCCCTGCCTAGTCTTTGGTCTGTGTGGGCTCTGCTCCAGTCAACAGCCTGTCTACTGTCGTCCAACAGCCCCAAAGATTAGGGCTCCATACTCCCCCTAGTGGTGATGTAGGGACACGGCAGGAGACTCGTGGAGATGGCCTGTCCTCATTGAGCATGCCTTTGCTTCAAGGAGGTTGGCTGCAGATCTCCTTCCCATGTAGTCTCCTCACAAATCCCCTAGCCCAAAGTCCCCATGGGTTACAGCCCAGTTCTTCTGGGCCCCAAGAGCTTGGTGGTGGCTCATCCTTCTGCATGCCGCCAGAAGCTGAAGGAGAGCCATTCTTACAGCCAGCGATCTGGAGGCTCCCTCTTTAGCCCCTGGCTGCTGTAGCTCTCTACAGTACCTGGAATCCCCAAGGGTTTTTGGCTCCTTTCTCTGTACCTAACCTGGAATGGGGTATTATGTGGGTGACACCCAAATGCCCATATGAACACCCCTGGTATGTCCTACCCTTACTGAATGCTATTCCCAGAAACTCAGTTTATGTTCAGAGGGTGCCAACCTCTCTGCTCAGAGAACTCCTCACCTTTTGGTCGATATTCTTGGCGTCTCTGCTCATGGGACCCTCCTGTGCCCTGCTACTGCCTCCACTTGTGGGTCTGGTAGGGGCTGGTCGGCTGGAAGACAAAGGCCTAGCTTGGAACATTCCCTCAGGGGTCAGGCAGTATCAGAGAGATGTTGCTTGCATGACTGCGGAGGCTATGACTGACCAGCAGGACAGTCGTCAGGGCAAGGCCACTTGCCTGCCTTGGGGCTTTGGAGTCCTCTCCATAAGTCCTCctgccctcctcttctctcctgccaGGGAAACTGTTCAAACTAGACACGGCTCCACTCCGGTTACAGGTAGGAggttgccagaaaaaaaaaaaaggagaagcagagCTAAGGTCCAAAGGGGGATGGATGTATAGAGGCTGTTGCTGTGGCTGAGACCATCTGCACATGGAAAAAGGAGTGGGACAACCAGGTGACTGCTTGAAACAAgtctgacggggggggggggggggggggggggggaagctggtTGGTGCTGGGATATCAGCTCCTTGAGTGCATGGCATcacacccacatggccactcaagGGTCTGAAGCCTGTGCTCACAAGTGACAAAGATTTTGACCACAAGTCAGAATTGATGGACACCCATGGCTTAAGAGCCCTCTGGTCTCCCTGAAGACAGACTGGAGTCAGCCAACACCATGCCCACTTCACGTGACTCAtagggaaggaagagaatgaaaaagaaaaaccccaccccaccccacccccagagtcCCATTTATTCCACCAGGTCATTCTCCAAAGTTAAACATTtcagcttctttttccttccagaagGCGAAGCTGCGGTCGATGTAGCCACAGATGTCCCCGCTGTTGAAGCTGCCCCGCTGAGAATCTGACCCCAGCCTCGCGGTCGCTGGTTCAGAGCCGCTACCAGAGACATCAGCGTGGGGCAAGGATCCTAGTGGCGCCAGGCCCAGCTTGCGGCCAGGTTCCATGTCCCAGGCTGGACCCTGGCTGGAACCGAAGAAGCGGGCTTTGATGTCCTCGAAGCCGTCAGTCCAGGCACGGCGTCCAGCGGCCACCTCGTCGGTCACCGCCTTGTGGAAAGCACGCACTGCCTCCCAGCCATGCGCGCCGAGGTTCTCAAAGACTTCGAAGCACAGTAAGTGGCGCATCTTGCGCTCCTCAGCCGGCAGGTCGCATTCCAGAAGCTGGAAGTAGCCGAGCATGAAGAGGTCCAGCGAGAGGCTGTTGTAGGGTACGGGCGCCCCATCCACGTGCGGCAAGAATTGCTCTGGGGACAGGGGCCCGCGCGCCCTGCGACTCAGCCTCCGCAGCTGCCGGGCCGGCACGTGAGCCATGATGGCCTTCCAGGTGCCCAGCAGGTGGGTGATGATGCCGCGCTGCTGCCACAGGTGGCCGAGCCGGGGACCATCGCTGGGCGGCGGGGAGGGCGACCGGGGGTTACCGGTGGCCTCGACGCCCCTGGATCGCGTACGTTGGGCCTCCAAGGTCCTGCAGGCGGCCGTCCTAAGCGCGGGCGTGTAGGCGGACTTCTTCCAGTGGCCGAGGAACAGCATGACGATGCGCTCCTTGCGCAGGCTGGCCAGGTCCAGCCCCGGCCCCGCGCCAGCCTCTGACGGGGCCTCCTCACAGCTGATGCCGGAATCGCTGGCCTCCTCTGTGTCGCCTGGTCGGGGTTCACCGCCCATCAGGTCGCCTCGGGGCTGTGGCGGCGCCGACCAGCAGCCTCGCAGACATTGGCTGGGCCGCCCCCCCATCTCACAAGGACCGGAGTTCGAGGCGTAGGGAAGATCCGGTGCAGACTCGAAGTTCCCCCGCAGCGTCCTCACCGACACCCCGCACTCCTGAATCTCACGCTGGGCCTCGCTTCGAGGCGGGCCGGCTATGGCATCCTTGCCCGGGTCTTGCAGGACGGGAACCGGGGGCTTTTCCTCTCCCTGTGCTAGCCCGTTCATGCCCTTCAGCAGCAGGGACATGCTGCGCACCAGGCGACCTATATGACTGCACCAGAAAGGCAGCGGCTGCCCGCTCGGCTCGACCTTCCCTGGCTCGGCTGAGGCTTCGAGTTCAGGTGCCAGGATCTGGGCTTCCTCGTCTTCCAGGCCTGGAGCCCGGGGTAGAAAGTGACTGTTGACGGTGATGCTGACCAGGGGCTCGGGCAGGAGGGCCTGCAGCTGGGCTGCCAGCCGGCCCAGCTCGCTCTCATACTCCTGGCAGCGGCGCCGGAGCTGCAGGTCGTTGATCTGCTTCTCCAGGTAGACAAGGTCATCTTCCGTTAGCAGCTCCCCAAAGGGGCCCAGGATAGCCTGGTGTGTCTGCGAGTACCTCCAGGTCGCCTGTTCTGCGGGGGTGGGGCCCGAGCTTCCGCTCCGACTCTGGTCCTGGGCACAGGAAGGCAGGGTTAGAAGCCCCAACAGCTCACACTCATTAGCACTCTGCCTGGTTCCCCACAGTCTAGCCCTTGGACAGCAACTGGCCCTCTCCTGGCTTTACAGAATGGGAGCCTAGGGGAAGATTACCCCAGAGCACATGGAAATCAGCCTATTCCCTGTGGGCTCCTCACACCTCTTGGTGCTGGCTGTTAAGACGCCCAGGGCATCCACTTAATTCTGAGcagccctgcctgcctcctccGGAGCCTCAGGATGGACATCGTTGTTCTAAGCAGTGTCGAGTTTGTAAGGGGCCAGCCCAGAGACTGCTGCCTTgtgcaaggtatccctccaaaccCTTTAGCAACCCTTTTCCATATCCCAGAGCCTCTTGTCTCTGCAGAACCTTAGCCCACTCTTGGACTCCAAGGAATTTCCTGGCTGCAGCCCCCAGACTACTGCCGCTGTGCCTCCAGTTTCTGAAGACGGGGCAGGAAGTAGACACATTTGTCGGAGACAGGCTGCAGCAGGCAGGAATCCTTAGAGCCTGCGGCCGGGAGAGATGTGACTGGCACAGCAGTGTTTGCACTTTGAGTGGCTTTAGAACCGTGGCCGGCTGTCCCCGTTGACTGTGCTGTAGGGACAGTTCAGCTCGAAACCTGGACAGAGTGCAGTTCCCAAGCCTTTAGGGCAAGAGTCTAGTTCTGCTCGTCTCATCAGTATCCAGAAGCCTGTGAAAGCCCAGGCCAAATCACAGCCTCTTCTCTGCCCAGACACAGATACTTTCTAGACAACTGCAATCTTCTCAGGCCTCATTCCCCCACACTACCCACTCCTCCCCACACATCACCCACTCCTCCCCCACACCACCCACTCCTCCCCCACAATACCCACTCCTCCCCCACAATACCCACTCCTCCCCCACACCACCCACTCCTCCCCCACAACACCCACTCCTCCCCAACACCACCCACTTTTCCCCTCACACCATCCACTTTTCCCCCTCCCCTGGGCCTCACCCTCTTCCTGGAGCtttgccctcctcctccttaAGGCTCTGCCCTCCCTCTGGCCTGGCTCTCCTCCTCtggctcctcccctttcccctccttgcagcacctctggctcctccccttttcctccttgcGGCACCTGATCTTCTGGAAGATGGTCAGCACCCAGGCGTGCCTGCAACTTCCGAACCATCACCTGCCGCTTCCACTCGGGGATGGGTCGGCCCTGTTCATCCTGTGTGGGGACTAGCACATCAAGGTCTCCTGAAGGCAGCCCATCCAGCTGCAGAGTGGCCAGGCCATCATGGGAGTCCCGAGCTTCCATCTCAGGCACCTATAGATACAAGCAGGTTACATGTCCTGAGATTCCCCAACCGCTCCAGTCTCTAGTCTAACAAAGGTGAGGCCCTGAGGGTGAGGAtgtgcctccccctcctccctcctgggGGGGCGGGGCAAGGGGGCAGGCATGGTCTTACATGGCCTAGAAGAGGTTACCTATGGCATGCCATAATGCTTACAAAGCCTTTGTGGAACTGTGAGCTCTGAGAGTACTAGCTCCACTTGGCATTTTTCAGAGTCCTCTGGGACACAGGGAAAGGCGGGGTTGGAAAAGTGAGACTGGGCAGGAACGACTAGCTGGAAGCTGCAGAGGAGCAGGCTCCAGAACCTTCCTGCATGTGTCTGGTTGCCTCTTGTGACAGGAACTTCCAACCCTAAGTCCAGAGGGATGATATAGAATGGCTCTGTGTTTCCTGTAATGGGGCCTGGCTGCTGCTGCCCCAAGATTCTCAACTCCCCAAAACTTGGGGTGTTCAGAGCTGTCTGGGCTGAGCTAACACAGGGATGTGTTAGCCTTgaggtggagagatggggagTGAAGGGCAGACACTCACCTTAAGGGCAGCTGGGAGACTGGTGGTGACCCTCAGAGGGGCTGCACAGCCCATTGGCTCCCTTGGGACAGGCTGACCAGGCCAGGCTGGACTGAGAGTTACAGCTGCTGAAGACAGCTGGAGTCAGAGGGGCTTCAGAAGGGCAAGAGTAGGGGAGAACAGATTCCAAGCCTGGGGCTCCTGGACCCAGGACAGTCCTGCCCTTCCAGAACACTAGGACCCTGCAGTCCTGCCCCAAAGTCCCTGTGGTGAGCTGCAAGATTCTTACCACTAGGATTCTCATAGAGATCTTAAGAAGGCTTGCCCTGGCATGGCCTCCTAGAAAGGTTATATGTTGCCTGACTCTGTCTACCACAGCCCCTCCTGACTTCTCAGCAGCCTGGGCAGAGCTAGGAGTCCACAAGATCTGAAGGTTCAGGGACCTAGACCAGCCCTGTCAGACCCTCAGACCTGTCCTTTTACTACCCCTGTCCCCTGTGCACTATTAACATATACAGCGCCATGACCCTGAGCAAGAAACCTCTGTGTCACACCCCAGGCAGGCACACAGAACCATTCACTCACAGGtagaccaacacacagacacacacataggtagatacacacaagcacatgcatgctcacacacaggtgcatacatATGGGCCTATAGATACATGCATGctcacagagagacatacagCCACACAGTAGACACATACAGACAAGAGGCACAcgcatgctctcacacacaggaacacacatgcagatagacacagacatatacattcaCGAACACAGATTGacacatgcacactgacacaaacacagacatgctTAGACACTCACGTGCAGATACACgagtgcatacacagacacacagagacatccaTACACACCCATGAAGATACATGcacccagacacagacacatagatcCCACAGACATATTTGCCCCACAGGCAGACACAAACTCCTACATGTGAGCATGTAGCTGTAACCTGTCCGTGGGTCAAAACGAAAGCTCGCTGCACGTGGCATCTGCTGATAGTTTTCTACCATCCTGTCATTTTGATAAGGGTTGGTCATAGTCCTCTAAAGGTGCTGACCTGCAGTTGGCAGGCCCTTCCCACCCTTCCCATCCTTCCCAAGGATACTCACTGGCCTGCTGAGGTCTCTGAGCTGGGTCCCACCGAGACTACCTGCTTTCACTTCTGTTCAGGTTACTACGATAGTGTACCCAAGATAGAGAATGTCAACCTCAGAGACTTCAAAGGAAGCCAGGGAGGAGTTGTGGGAAAGGGTGACCCTATGTGTTCAGTTACCCGAGTCTAGCTCCTCAAAGTCCCCCCACTTGGGTCCGGGAGCCCTCCACACCTTGCCCAGACCAGTTCTTCTAAGACTGGCACTCACACGGGGGACTGCTGAGTCCCGAGTCCcctcttcttccatcttccaTGGAGACCCTTTCAGCCAAgagtggaggaggtggaaatggcgggggtgggggtgtcatCAGGACTGGTGGCACCTAGGGGTGGACAGGCCTGGTCAGTGGAGACTCAGGTGAGTCTGGACATGGGTCTGTCCTGGCTCTGCTGGGCAAGCATGGATGACCTCCTGGGGCATGTGTAGCTCAGAGAGGGAGATCGAGGACCCTGTCCCCCTTGTGTCTCACTGCCCTCCcatgctgggtggctgggtgtcCCAACAGTCTGTACCCTCGCATTTCCAGCTCAGGGTCCCCTAGAGCAAGCAGCCTTACTCCAGGGATAGAGGCCTGGTGAGCTATACTCCCCTCTCGCAGCCCCACCCAGATGGGAGCAGGTACGCACTCAGGCACACACGCCTGCCTGCAGCTGAGATTGACTCCTGAGACTCACCTGGCTCCCTCCTTGACAGGGGCATGAGGACAACTTGGGGACAGGGGATTTGGTGAGAACTGATAAGGAGGGGAAGGGCAGCGGCAGGTTCCTGCAAGCCTATCAGTCCCTTTTCGAGCGATGATGTCAGGGCTTGAACCCAGGCCACATAGCGTCCAGAGAGTCTGAACAAGACCCCTAGATTTTGTACAGGCTGATCTGCTGTCTCAGGGAGCCTGGCCTTCGAGAATCAAGCTACCCACCCTTCCCCAAACTACTGCACCATTGGTTGGCTTGTCCAGCCCCATAAGAGGACAGACATGCTGGTTGGGCAGAGAGGCAAGTTGggatatttaaaattcttttcagcCCCTAAGTGGGGGTGGAGTGTCTAGGGCCGTATACCTCAGGCAGAGGTGTAAGCCAGGACCTGCATTTAGCGATCAAGCCAGACCAAAACAGGACCATCAAAGACTGGAGAGGTAGCCCCTCCATGTTTAGGTTGGGTAACCAACTGCCCTTGGCCACTCTGCTGTCCTCAGGTCCTGACCACCGGATATCCCATTGACCTGAATGTGCAACCCAGCACAGCCCTACTTAGTCTCAGCCGCTGCTCCTGACCCAGAGAAGCTGGGGGTTCTTGTTCCTACTGGTTCTGGCTAGGGAGAAGAGATGTGGGGCCCGCAGAGTGCTGGTCCACCTCCCCCGTGTCCTTCCAAGCCCTCCAAGCTTGGCTTGGTGCCTCTTGGCTAAGAGCTG is part of the Arvicola amphibius chromosome 8, mArvAmp1.2, whole genome shotgun sequence genome and encodes:
- the Espnl gene encoding espin-like protein isoform X1; its protein translation is MEEQQALAASKDGDVAALERLFEAGALSPGITDELGAGLVHHATRAGHLDCVKFLVQRAKLPGNQQAHNGATPVHDAAATGNLAELCWLVRDGGCGLQDQDASGVSPLHLAARFGHPVLVEWLLREGHTATLETVEGALPLHHAAVSGDLTCVKLLTAAHSSGVNQQTRNGASPLYLACQEGHLHLAQFLVKDCGADVRLRALDGMSSLHAAAARGHYSLVVWLVTFTDIGLTAQDNEGATALHFAARGGHTPILDRLLLMGAPITRDSWGGTPLHDAAENGHMECCQTLLSHRVDPFLQDEDGYTAMDLADYHGHQDCAQYLREMSRPVPPVLMTPPPPPFPPPPLLAERVSMEDGRRGDSGLSSPPSVTLSPAWPGQPVPREPMGCAAPLRVTTSLPAALKVPEMEARDSHDGLATLQLDGLPSGDLDVLVPTQDEQGRPIPEWKRQVMVRKLQARLGADHLPEDQDQSRSGSSGPTPAEQATWRYSQTHQAILGPFGELLTEDDLVYLEKQINDLQLRRRCQEYESELGRLAAQLQALLPEPLVSITVNSHFLPRAPGLEDEEAQILAPELEASAEPGKVEPSGQPLPFWCSHIGRLVRSMSLLLKGMNGLAQGEEKPPVPVLQDPGKDAIAGPPRSEAQREIQECGVSVRTLRGNFESAPDLPYASNSGPCEMGGRPSQCLRGCWSAPPQPRGDLMGGEPRPGDTEEASDSGISCEEAPSEAGAGPGLDLASLRKERIVMLFLGHWKKSAYTPALRTAACRTLEAQRTRSRGVEATGNPRSPSPPPSDGPRLGHLWQQRGIITHLLGTWKAIMAHVPARQLRRLSRRARGPLSPEQFLPHVDGAPVPYNSLSLDLFMLGYFQLLECDLPAEERKMRHLLCFEVFENLGAHGWEAVRAFHKAVTDEVAAGRRAWTDGFEDIKARFFGSSQGPAWDMEPGRKLGLAPLGSLPHADVSGSGSEPATARLGSDSQRGSFNSGDICGYIDRSFAFWKEKEAEMFNFGE
- the Espnl gene encoding espin-like protein isoform X2, with the protein product MEEQQALAASKDGDVAALERLFEAGALSPGITDELGAGLVHHATRAGHLDCVKFLVQRAKLPGNQQAHNGATPVHDAAATGNLAELCWLVRDGGCGLQDQDASGVSPLHLAARFGHPVLVEWLLREGHTATLETVEGALPLHHAAVSGDLTCVKLLTAAHSSGVNQQTRNGASPLYLACQEGHLHLAQFLVKDCGADVRLRALDGMSSLHAAAARGHYSLVVWLVTFTDIGLTAQDNEGATALHFAARGGHTPILDRLLLMGAPITRDSWGGTPLHDAAENGHMECCQTLLSHRVDPFLQDEDGYTAMDLADYHGHQDCAQYLREMSRPVPPVLMTPPPPPFPPPPLLAERVSMEDGRRGDSGLSSPPSVTLSPAWPGQPVPREPMGCAAPLRVTTSLPAALKVPEMEARDSHDGLATLQLDGLPSGDLDVLVPTQDEQGRPIPEWKRQDQSRSGSSGPTPAEQATWRYSQTHQAILGPFGELLTEDDLVYLEKQINDLQLRRRCQEYESELGRLAAQLQALLPEPLVSITVNSHFLPRAPGLEDEEAQILAPELEASAEPGKVEPSGQPLPFWCSHIGRLVRSMSLLLKGMNGLAQGEEKPPVPVLQDPGKDAIAGPPRSEAQREIQECGVSVRTLRGNFESAPDLPYASNSGPCEMGGRPSQCLRGCWSAPPQPRGDLMGGEPRPGDTEEASDSGISCEEAPSEAGAGPGLDLASLRKERIVMLFLGHWKKSAYTPALRTAACRTLEAQRTRSRGVEATGNPRSPSPPPSDGPRLGHLWQQRGIITHLLGTWKAIMAHVPARQLRRLSRRARGPLSPEQFLPHVDGAPVPYNSLSLDLFMLGYFQLLECDLPAEERKMRHLLCFEVFENLGAHGWEAVRAFHKAVTDEVAAGRRAWTDGFEDIKARFFGSSQGPAWDMEPGRKLGLAPLGSLPHADVSGSGSEPATARLGSDSQRGSFNSGDICGYIDRSFAFWKEKEAEMFNFGE